A window of the Ostrea edulis chromosome 1, xbOstEdul1.1, whole genome shotgun sequence genome harbors these coding sequences:
- the LOC130053067 gene encoding uncharacterized protein LOC130053067, with product MVLHQDLELISIGLKSNTYCNGSFIMKEVHFLRQEDDSNSCTWQLKVRGQKVDLNELFIDNKVQSLNEKSLKQILKIVECLEICRGFKYNYCIPFESKQIIQEKVSVNECSMSSSELQYRSERCQQVVSFISQSSYFFCKKCQKLKLNIEAKTEKETKRVDNDKENVCCKPNIVIHSKGDDHALSCMKECSVPKNLSEKPICDKDDSFVSESDHADLSNILESIFPNASDKMKLFLKSQHEILCSKSPQARRLNKDVVSLCLSLWIRSPKAYQTLLESNVLVLPSGWQLRRYKNCIPQEPGICDTTLRWMYESAKGLKLPPNGWVGGLHHDETKVQQDLVVEMKGGTPIITGWIDLGEEAQNLRVMKYQTVTRQLASEVIQITFVGFTGFRFPICHFPTGGIKASELSIIIWNVIEKLSDWGFQIDYIMQDGGEENRSFMNLHFNGNPRDTHYGSPNLVYPLTTIFHTQDFSHNIKKLRNSILKSGDIKGVHTRKLTLHGNFIVWKQWEMAVEWDRTVNARRIHHKVTDSHLHPNLAEKMRNELAETMLDSEMLNLMKSYQNSLSNASVLDGAIELLENTSSLIKIFRDKELVTSISDQRLSRLKEILQWWQGWQKEVMDLKNESKHKMLPSKQCVEDIENMLLSFPAICQQHLEMIPGASIKPSRFNNDIAENIFCQEKGMFNGSNSNPTYANYCKTVNSVVLGQSLKSRARKSNAGLESAKCFSISTNQPVLKKCRKSPKQKKKMASKLNKQPIKLPRL from the coding sequence ATGGTCCTTCACCAGGATTTAGAATTGATATCAATTGGCTTAAAAAGCAACACATACTGTAATGGGAGCTTCATTATGAAAGAAGTTCATTTTCTACGACAAGAAGATGATTCAAATTCATGTACTTGGCAACTGAAAGTGCGTGGACAGAAAGTTGATTTAAATGAACTGTTCATTGACAATAAAGTTCAATCACTGAATGAAAAAAGCCTAAAACAAATTTTGAAGATTGTTGAATGTCTTGAAATATGTAGAGGATTTAAATACAACTATTGCATACCTTTTGAAAGCAAACAAATCATTCAGGAGAAAGTTAGTGTAAATGAATGTTCGATGAGTTCATCTGAGTTACAATATCGCTCAGAAAGATGTCAGCAGGTAGTTTCTTTTATCAGCCAGAGTAGTTactttttttgtaaaaaatgtcaaaaactGAAGTTAAATATTGAGGcaaaaacagaaaaagaaaCCAAAAGAGTTGACAATGACAAAGAAAATGTGTGTTGCAAGCCTAATATCGTTATCCATTCCAAAGGAGATGACCATGCATTATCTTGTATGAAAGAATGTTCCGTCCCTAAAAACCTTTCAGAGAAACCGATTTGTGATAAAGATGACAGTTTTGTTTCAGAAAGTGATCATGCCGACTTATCAAATATATTGGAATCAATTTTTCCAAATGCATCCGACAAAATGAAACTATTCTTAAAATCACAACATGAAATATTGTGTTCAAAATCACCACAGGCTAGACGTTTGAACAAAGATGTTGTGAGTTTATGTCTTTCTCTTTGGATAAGGAGTCCTAAAGCATACCAGACTCTGTTAGAAAGCAATGTCTTAGTGTTGCCATCTGGATGGCAACTCAGACGATACAAGAACTGCATCCCACAAGAACCAGGAATCTGTGACACCACCCTAAGGTGGATGTATGAATCTGCAAAGGGACTTAAACTACCTCCAAATGGATGGGTAGGTGGATTGCATCATGATGAAACCAAAGTACAGCAAGATTTGGTGGTGGAAATGAAAGGTGGTACACCTATTATAACTGGTTGGATTGATTTAGGTGAGGAGGCTCAAAACCTGAGAgtaatgaaatatcaaacagTGACTCGGCAACTGGCAAGTGAAGTCATACAAATTACATTTGTAGGCTTCACAGGATTCCGGTTCCCTATATGCCATTTCCCAACCGGAGGAATTAAAGCCTCGGAACTGAGCATCATAATATGGAATGTTATTGAAAAGCTTAGTGACTGGGGATTTCAGATAGATTATATTATGCAAGATGGCGGCGAAGAGAACAGGAGTTTTATGAACCTCCACTTCAATGGAAACCCAAGAGACACTCACTATGGAAGCCCAAATTTAGTTTATCCACTGACAACAATATTCCATACTCAAGATTTTTCTCACAACATTAAAAAACTAAGAAACAGTATTCTCAAAAGTGGAGATATTAAAGGGGTACACACAAGAAAGTTAACACTCCATGGAAATTTCATTGTATGGAAGCAGTGGGAAATGGCTGTGGAATGGGATAGAACAGTAAATGCACGGAGGATACATCATAAGGTAACAGATTCTCACTTACACCCAAACCTTGCTGAAAAGATGCGCAATGAGTTGGCAGAGACCATGCTTGACTCTGAAATGCTCAACCTTATGAAATCCTACCAAAACAGTCTATCAAATGCTTCTGTTCTTGATGGGGCCATTGAACTTCTAGAAAACACAAgttctttaataaaaatattcaggGATAAAGAACTAGTGACGTCAATCTCAGACCAGCGCCTTAGTCGTCTGAAAGAAATTCTTCAGTGGTGGCAAGGTTGGCAAAAAGAAGTCATGGACTTAAAAAATGAATCTAAGCATAAAATGCTACCATCAAAACAGTGTGTGGAGGACATAGAGAACATGTTGCTCAGTTTCCCTGCTATTTGTCAGCAGCACCTAGAGATGATCCCAGGGGCCAGCATTAAACCATCTAGGTTTAACAATGACATtgcagaaaatatattttgtcaaGAGAAAGGAATGTTTAATGGTAGCAACAGTAATCCAACTTATGCAAATTATTGTAAAACTGTTAATTCTGTAGTACTAGGGCAGTCTTTAAAGTCAAGGGCCAGGAAATCAAATGCTGGATTAGAATCTGCAAAATGTTTTTCCATATCAACAAACCAACCAGTGCTGAAAAAATGTAGAAAGTCACCCAAACAGAAGAAGAAAATGGCATCCAAATTGAACAAGCAGCCAATAAAATTGCCCCGACTTTAA
- the LOC125647757 gene encoding uncharacterized protein LOC125647757, producing MEEKQKIKRKWMENEETALIQYVLEREEELFGDMKGAGSKKKAALKREGWDEICQMLNSQFISLRREPDEIKKKFFNLRQRAKEKIDFIKRALRGTGGGPAPPPLTAGEEAVALSLQNRPVAGGIDGGIDTDEAPSTSADNVEPPAAEPPATEPPAAAATFDETVHAECDMMSARKKLKKSDTKEQQRALLENIRLDNRRLELEITKLQNESEKLIVETNFYKTKTLYIQKKMQNEFQMSIES from the exons ATGGAGGAGAAACAAAAGATTAAACGGAAATGGATGGAGAATGAGGAAACTGCCCTCATCCAATATGTTTTGGAGAGGGAGGAAGAGCTTTTTGGAGACATGAAGGGGGCGGGATCGAAGAAAAAGGCGGCGTTAAAGCGGGAGGGATGGGACGAGATATGTCAAATGCTAAACTC ACAATTCATAAGTCTTCGAAGAGAGCCAGATGAAATTAAGAAGAAGTTCTTCAATCTGAGGCAGAGAG CAAAGGAGAAGATAGATTTTATTAAGAGAGCACTGAGAGGCACTGGAGGGGGTCCTGCTCCACCACCCTTGACAGCTGGGGAGGAAGCTGTGGCACTATCCCTTCAGAATAGACCGGTGGCAGGTGGAATTGATGGAGGGATAGATACGGATG AAGCCCCTAGTACATCTGCAGACAATGTTGAGCCTCCTGCAGCTGAGCCTCCTGCAACTGAGCCCCCTGCAGCTGCAGCAACATTTGATGAGACAGTGCATGCAGAGTGTGACATGATGTCTGCCAGGAAGA AGCTAAAGAAATCAGACACAAAGGAGCAACAGAGGGCCCTGTTAGAGAACATCAGGCTGGACAACAGGCGTCTGGAGTTGGAAATCACAAAATTGCAGAATGAGTCAGAGAAACTTATAGTGGAGAcaaatttttataaaacaaagACTTTGTACATTCAGAAAAAGATGCAGAATGAGTTTCAAATGTCAATAGAGTCATAA